The sequence CGGATTGTTGCGAGGGGGCATTACACGGAACGAGCAGCCGCCATGGTCATCCGAACAATTGTTGAAGTAGTGCAGGTGATGCCCATTTCTTTACCAGACAGAGATGGATGGCTGTTATCATTTCCTATTCTTTTGTGGTTACTAAGTTCATGTATATTCTTGCTTTTTCGTGGATAGATGTTGGAAGTTAGGATCGAGTATGACCTGATGCTGATAGGATTAGAATCTGGATCTCTGGTGGAAGTATAATCTTCTGCTGAAAACCGATATTTTTTCTGTTCAATTTCTCTGTAGAAAAAGTTATTTTCATTTTGTTTCCTCCATGAAAGTATGTGGTATCAATTGGATGTTCAAGCATTCTGAAAAAGGTGATTTTTGGATCTTTCTTGACTAACATTTAAAAAACCGGAGGAGTATATTTGTATATCCTTCCATTGTGAAACTTGTCAGGACACTTGCACATTCTTCTATTGCTGTGAAGGCCATATCGACTAATATAATTTTGTTGCTTActgtaccttttttttttatgttgtacAATTGTTTCTCACTTTTGCAGTACTTAAATCTCCAAGTTGATCTTTGCCATTGCCTTTTTTCAGGGACATTGTCACCATTTTGACGTATGAACTGTGATATCATGTTAATGATTGTTCCCTCTTTGCACCTGGATCTGTCAAGATTGTTTAGTTCTTGGCATGACAGGAAATTATGCTGTTCTTACATTTATCATATTGCTTCAAGCTGGATTCGAGTGTTGCCTGCCTAGACATTTGCTGAATTAGATAATGTACTGACATGCTTGCTTGATGTCACAACAGAATTGCCACACGCATGGAGTGATGCACCGAGATCTCAAGCCTGAGAACTTCTTGTTtgcaaacaaaaaggaaaatgcccCTCTGAAAGCAATTGATTTTGGGTTGTCTGTATTTTTTAAACCAGGTAGGTTGTAATTATAATACTATAAAGACAATTTTTTAATCTTAGTCTACTATAATATTTGTCCAGTTACTAAATTTTAAGGTACCTGTCAATCCTTGAGTGGCTGGAATATGATGAAAATTCATTTTCTAGTCATACTACTTAATGGAGCAGTAGGCATCAGTGTTTGTAGGTATTTTCATGAATTCTGACTCGCTAGTTCTTTCTTTCACTATGCAGGTGAGCGCTTTACTGAGATAGTTGGAAGTCCTTATTACATGGCTCCGGAGGTTTTAAAGCGAAATTATGGCCCAGAAGTTGATGTCTGGAGTGCAGGAGTCATCCTGTACATCCTGCTTTGTGGTATACCACCATTTTGGGCAGGTAGTTTCTTTCCTTGGAAGGCTGCAGAGAAAGAACGTCCACCATGGACGTTCTCTAGATGCAGTTTGATATTAGATACTTTTAGATGCCTTATAATTCAACTATCAAAAGACGAACTGTTTTCAGCTATAGTTTACCCTGTCTAATATTCTCTTTAGCATATCCTGATAATCTAGCATCTAATGCTTTTCCCAGAAACCGAACAAGGCATTGCACAGGCGATTATTCGTTCTGTTGTCGATTTTAAAAGAGAACCATGGCCTAAAGTTTCTGATACTGCCAAAGACCTTGTTAAGCAGATGTTAGATCCAGATCCTAAAAGACGTTTGACAGCTCAGGAAGTGCTGGGTAAATCTTCAACACCTACATGTTCTTCAAGCTCAGTGGCTATCTATCTAACTAAATTATATTTGCTTTGCTGAAAATGTGAAGACTTCAAAATTGTGGTATCAAAAGTGGTAACTAAATCATCCTTGATTGTTTCTAATTAGTTTCATCAAGAGCGCAATGGTGAATGCTGAAAACAAAGTTATCGACTTCCTCATACTACTAAATATCACATTAgcatttcatttctttttttccttctgaaGGATGTTGTGCATAATATTAATTTACTGTTTGCTTCAGATTTAGACCGTACCATCTACTCCTTTTGTTGTCTTCTGGATTTTATCTGCTGATGTCTACATCTGAAGCAACTAATATGCTCTGCGCTTTTCATTCTCAAATTTTTTCTCTTACAATTTGCATTGCAGATCACCCATGGCTGCAAAATGCCAAGAAGGCTCCCAATGTCAATCTCGGTGAAACTGTTCGTGCAAGGCTTCAGCAATTTTCGGTgatgaacaaacttaaaaatagagCTCTTAGGGTAAGAAtctgttgccttcttgaacagatTTCTTATCCTGTTAGCACATCAGGAAAAACGATGTTCTTATGGTTGTGTTTATTGCAAACTTTTCATGTTTTACAAGATCAGGATCTGCTAcatttttatattcttcatgCTCTGGCGGAATTTAGGTTTAACACATTTCTAAATCATCACTGCTGCAGGTGGTGGCTGAACATTTATCCATGGAGGAGGTTGCTGACATAAAGGATATGTTTGACAAGTTGGATATAAACAAAAAAGGGCAGTTGACACTTGAGGAtttaaaatatggtttgcataagCTTGGTCACCAGATGGCTGATGAAGATGTTAAGATACTAATGGAAGCAGTGAGTTTCCCCCTGTCCATTTAGTTTTCCATTACAATACTGATTTGTCATGAAGGTAAACTTCATGATTATTCAAAGTTTTTCTTCTACTAAGATCTCCTATTATGAGATCTTAAGGGCATGAAAAATGTGTTCATAATGTCAgcatttcatttttctttcttaGAATTCTTAGATAGACTGAACATTTACAGTCACCACCAATTCTGATCCCATGAATGACTTGGAAATGGAAGCTAAAATGTGCATTCAATAATTTTAAGTCTGGGTCACATTCTGGATATATGGTTTAGCCAAATCAAGATGTTTCTGCAAACTTAGATTTTTTCTATTATGTCCAAGGATAATCTAAAAAAATTGCACATGTCTAACTTGAAAAGTTACTGTTTCTGTCCTAAATTTAGCATCTTCATGACAGGCTGATGTTGATGGAAATGGCACCTTGGACTATGGAGAATTTGTTGCCATCTCGATCCACCTCAAAAAGATTGGGAACGATGAGCACCTACACAAGGCCTTTCAATACTTTGATCAAAACAAGAGTGGATACATAGAAATCGAAGAGCTCAGGGATTGCTTAGCTGATGACATAGGTCCAAATCATGAAGAAGTGATTAATGCCATCATTTGTGATGTAGACACAGACAAGGTCAGTTTCCGACTTATATGGTAGCTTCCGGTGATACATCACCTTCTACTTCTTTTGTGTTTCATCTCTTATCCTTATGATATAAAACAACTGCTCAATTTATAATTAATCAGAAGGTATGCTGCTTTGCATTATTATTTGCTTAGTGATTATAGAGGATATCGGTACTCCATCGTCTAGGAAAGATAATCCCCATACTAGAAAGCAAGCATTCTCTTGTGTAAATTGTTTTCTTCATCTCAAGACACTAAATGAGTCAAAATTTGCCTTCTCAAATCTCAGGATGGGAAAATAAGTTACGAGGAGTTTGCTACGATGATGAAGGCCGGGACAGACTGGAGGAAGGCATCGAGACAGTACTCAAGGGAGCTGTTATATAGCCTCAGCTCAAAactgaagaaagatggatctttgAACTGAACCGAGACACATCtgtgaacatcaaagaagaatatCTGTATTTGCTGGTTTGCAATATTCTTTCTCCTCGTTTGTTCCTCTACCGAAAACTTCAGTGGCTTCCGCCTATTTTCTTTCTCTGGTTTCCTTGATATGGTTAAGGGTCTAAGGGGATTGCGGATGTTTGAGACTCGTGAAATGTGGATAACCGAGGCATATCACTGGGGGGTGTATGATTGTAAATGTGTATGCATTTCATTTCTAGACTGCTAAAGCAGGCACCTGATTGTAATCTTACACCTTATAATATATTCGAGTGTATCTACCCTTTGTAGATCTTGATCTTGTTCCTCTTAATCCTTCCTTCATGAAGTCCTTGGCTTACAACTCTTTTCCGATATCTATTTTAAGCTCATGGTGTCGGATTTTGTTTTTATGCTTACATGCTGCTCATAACAATTCACCTTTTTGCAAAATTGATCAACAATCTATAAATCCCCTCTGTAAATTCCTGTATGAGGTAAGATTTTGATCAGTATATGAGCTGCTATCCACATCAATCTTTCATCACACTTGGTCATAAGAATGGACTAGATTTCTATTAAAACAGCATCTAGTTTCCAGTAAGCTTATCAGTAGTTGTTCAAGGCAAGGGATATTTGCCATTATTGTTTGAGAAGCAGAATGTCTGAATCATAATCTCAGAGATTTATGAATCTTAGCCTTCAATGTGGATTAAGATATTTGATAGATGCAACCTCATCAACAATTCAAGTACAAATTGCACAGTGAGATTCTATATGAACTCTCTCCTTGCAGGAAGCCAAGCAAGTTCTTCCACATGTCCATTTCTGATTACATAATAAAGGCACAGACTTACTGTTAGCTCATTATTTACACTGCATACTGCAGATATGAGTCAGCTGCACTTAATAGCTTTTATATGACTCTGAATTGTCTATCCTGCAGTTCTCTTAGTTTTAGAGACAGATTTCTCATTTTGAAGGCACACCACATAAATGATCTTAAAGATCCACAGTGCAAATCTTTTTTTTTGATGTGTTGAGATGATAAGGTCCTTGGGGCTGTAAATTTGAGTGAGTGGGAAAAATTCAAACCTTGTCTGTGAGTTCATAGCCATAAATGTCAACAAGAACAGAAGAGATGCTGGAGGGCTGCAGCATGAAAGGGAATCCAGTGGAATTAAGGCTgcatcaaggattgaaatttaaTGCTCTTGGATTCTTTTGCAGTGTTGATGGTGGTTTTGggcttgaagagagagagaggcagaagAGCAGCAGCTTGGTCAGATTCAACTACTGCTAATTTAGCTGCCTGTTCTTACCCTTCCTATTTATGAGGAGGCCCTTCTTTAATAGGATGGATTGATAAGAAACATTGTTGCAGTGATTGTCTAACTGCAAGATGAAGAAACCAAGTGAGAGAGAAGACTGTCAATTCTCATGCTCAGGTTTCTAACAATGAAGAAAAGAAATGGAAACATGAACATAAGACCCAAACAGAGTGTGTCTGCTATAGTTGGAACAACAAAGCAGACACCAACAATTTAGATAAAAGGATTCCTTTACTTTCTATGCAATTTTGCCTTTGttcagaagaacaaaaattaaaaaggagCATCTCGAGAATCAAATGAGTATTCCAATCTCCTTTTCCATGCAACAAGTGCCATGGATGGATGCCACTGCTTTCTTCTCCTCCAAAGGTCTCAGGAGAGTCATCACACATGAGGTGAGCACCACCAACTCCCTCTTCTCTCGGGCGCATGACATCCTCGTCATCAGCGACGACAGCCACCATATTTTAGCTTAGCTTTTGGATCATCGCCGTCCCCGATGATCCCGCCTCGAGGACAGCTCCAGGTCGCTTTCTCCTGCACATCACAAGGGAATACTTGGCGACATGGATGAGATCCGAAAGCTTGGCCTGTTAATTCTAGCCACTGCTTTCTCATGTGATGCTGCTGCAAAGGCGTGGAGAGTGATTCCAGGGATGAGCGAGGCACGACATGTTCCGGGGACTTCCATCACCGTCACTCGAGGAAGAATATTTTGGACAGCACTGTTCATGCAAGCCCGTATGATACTGGTTTCCATGATCTAAACATTGCACTGCTCTCTCATTTATTGCAGACGAAGGAATTGCGAGCCACCAGACCGTAATAAATGAGAGAATTTTTCGACTCCTCAGCTAAAAATAAGCCTCCTTTCCCATTCTTGTCATCCTCCTTCCGTCGTCTTCTCATCTTTCATATCTCCGTCTCCTTCCCTCTGCTATCTCTTTCTCCTCCACTTATTTTTCGTCCTCTTTCTTGCAGTTTAATTTCAAACAGCTCAAAAATTACTGATGCGATTTGTTTCACAAGCATTTTCTTATCAGTAACAAAAGCATCTCAAGAACAGAATGAATACAAAGGAAGAAATTTGATGACATGCAAACACAATCATGCATCAACTTGACGTATAAGGCGATGGAGAAAGGAAGAAATTTGAGGCCTACAAACTTCATGTCATTTTGCATTACAACATcaacttccttccttccttccttccttcccgcGGGCATTAATGGATCGCATAACTCCATGGCCGTCGACGTCCCAATGACTCGGAAAGGGGCAGTGGGAGTGGGGGAGGGTGTGGCAGCCTTGGAAACAAAGCAAGAAGACCTGAGAGAGTTAGAAAGGGAATCAGTGGGGCCCGATTGCTGAGGAAAGAGAAGACCACCTTAAACACCGCCTTTGTTTTCTCCCGCGTGGACGACTAAGGTCACGTTGATTGGATCCCACACCATCGATTACCGTGTGGTGATTCCATCAACGGGGAAGCCGTGCCCGTGCCCGTGCCCGTGCCCGTGCCGTGGGCCACGGCAGAGTTAAAATCCGGGTGAAAGCGGAGCGCGCGCACCATTTTTGTCTTGTCCCTGGTAAACGTTTGGGTCACAACGCGGCTTCCAATCGCTGTGCGGGTAACGAACGCGGGTAACTCGATACTGGTGTGGTTTATATTAGCTTTTCGTACGAAGTGACGCCCAACCCCGCGTACCGACGCGGTCCGTCCCACCACGACCCGCACCTCTCTTTGATTGGCCTGACGGTGGGTGGACCCCAGCTCGCGTCGCGCGGTGCCTCTCAGGGTTATCCATGCTAAAACGCTTTCGCGGAGATCAACGGTCTCGATCGAGGGGACCTCCATCCACGCCGGTCGATGATATCGAGGGCGGAGGCCGCCGACTCCACGGCCTCGTTGCTCCTGCGGAGCAGTTTAGCGACTGGTACACGGGCGTGGGCCACGGTATGCACCTCGCCGAGGAAGCCGAAGTACGAAATGACCAAACTACCCCTCCTTCGCATTCGAGAACTGGATTGTGCGGTGAGAATGAAAAGGTAATTTCGATGAATTACGAAGGTAAACGACGAGGAAAACGAAGTAGCCATCGACGGAGACTTCGAGAACGACGATATTTTTACCCACCGATTTCGTAAGTTGCACCCGTCCCACCTTTCGTTCCACCGACCGCCGTCGGTGCGCTCTGAGGCGCGCGAAGAGTAAGGATATCGACGTTGTCACTTCGCCCACGTCCTCTCTCGTCGCACACGAGACGGGCAGACAGAGTTCCGAGTTCTCTTGTCCTCACCGCATGCGTTTTATATGCGGTAAGCGGGCTCGAGCCGTTGGATCGTGGAGTCCGTGATCTCGATGCGACTTCAACGGCGGATGATCCACCGCATATGTGAGGGCACCACTTGGCTTTCGAAGTACTTTCACGTCGACCGGATTTGACCGCACTTCTGAGGTCGATTTGATTTGGGGGGCCTCGGGTCCGGTACGGCACCCGATTCGCGGACTCCACCGCGGATTCCAATCGAGCAGAGGCGCCCTCGATCCACGGAAGGGAACCATCCGGTGACCGGCCCCACGTACCCACCCGGTTCTTCCCCCCCGCCCCCACCTTCCGCGGTTGCACCGGCTCGGTCGGTCACCCGGCGTTTGAATTCCACGAAAAGATCCTTTGACTACTGGCTCGTAGATTACCCGACTCTACACCATCCGTCATTGTGGGTTCCATTTTGTCCTCGAATCACAAAGCAGGTGGCCGGGACG comes from Musa acuminata AAA Group cultivar baxijiao chromosome BXJ3-3, Cavendish_Baxijiao_AAA, whole genome shotgun sequence and encodes:
- the LOC135634320 gene encoding calcium-dependent protein kinase 20-like, translated to MGNCYAAPIDREKKATTKKKKDKKSNPFSLDYRRGGTPRLVVLKDPTGRDIGSRYDLGQELGRGEFGVTYLCTDKATGELFACKSISKKKLRTVVDVEDVRREVEIMRHLPTHPNIVSLKDTYEDEGAVHLVMELCEGGELFDRIVARGHYTERAAAMVIRTIVEVVQNCHTHGVMHRDLKPENFLFANKKENAPLKAIDFGLSVFFKPGERFTEIVGSPYYMAPEVLKRNYGPEVDVWSAGVILYILLCGIPPFWAETEQGIAQAIIRSVVDFKREPWPKVSDTAKDLVKQMLDPDPKRRLTAQEVLDHPWLQNAKKAPNVNLGETVRARLQQFSVMNKLKNRALRVVAEHLSMEEVADIKDMFDKLDINKKGQLTLEDLKYGLHKLGHQMADEDVKILMEAADVDGNGTLDYGEFVAISIHLKKIGNDEHLHKAFQYFDQNKSGYIEIEELRDCLADDIGPNHEEVINAIICDVDTDKDGKISYEEFATMMKAGTDWRKASRQYSRELLYSLSSKLKKDGSLN